In Carya illinoinensis cultivar Pawnee chromosome 6, C.illinoinensisPawnee_v1, whole genome shotgun sequence, a single genomic region encodes these proteins:
- the LOC122313393 gene encoding pre-mRNA-processing factor 17 isoform X1, protein MDLLRTYTDQNDVELDDPEDHNQNPNPNTPSPDASPPRLLPGKSAAPKVDDTMLALTVAQAHHALSRPIDPVQHAVAFNPTYDQLWAPIYGPAHPYAKDGIAQGMRNHKLGFVEDASIEPFVFDEQYNTFHKYGYAADPSASAGNNYVGDLDALRENDSISVYSIPQHEQKKRKIEKKKEMEEDKDPEEVVDKVELDNPASDTWLMKNRKSPWAGKKEGQQTELTEEQKKYAEEYAKKKGEERERGGEKGEIVPDKSTFHGKEEKDYQGRSWIAPPKDAKATNDHCYIPKRLVHTWSGHTKGVSAIRFFPKHGHLILSAGMDTKVKIWDVFNSGKCMRTYMGHSKAVRDIWFCNDGTKFLTAGYDKNIKYWDTETGQVISSFSTGKIPYVVRLNPDDDKQNILLAGMSDKKIVQWDMNTAQITQEYDQHLGAVNTITFVDNNRRFVTSSDDKSLRVWEFGIPVVIKYISEPHMHSMPSISLHPSTNYLAAQSLDNQILIYGTRERFQLNKKKRFAGHIVAGYACQVNFSPDGRFVMSGDGEGKCWFWDWKTCRVFRTLKCHEGVCIGCEWHPLEQSKVATCGWDGLIKYWD, encoded by the exons ATGGATCTTCTCCGCACCTACACTGACCAAAACGACGTCGAACTCGACGACCCAGAGGACCATAACCAAAACCCTAATCCCAACACGCCGTCACCGGACGCCTCCCCGCCTCGCCTTCTCCCCGGCAAGTCCGCCGCTCCCAAGGTTGACGACACCATGCTAGCCCTGACGGTGGCGCAGGCCCACCATGCCCTTTCCCGGCCCATCGACCCCGTCCAGCACGCGGTCGCCTTCAACCCCACCTACGACCAGCTCTGGGCCCCCATCTACGGCCCCGCCCACCCCTACGCCAAGGACGGCATCGCCCAGGGCATGCGCAACCACAAGCTCGGCTTCGTCGAGGACGCATCCATCGAACCCTTCGTCTTCGACGAGCAATACAACACTTTCCACAAGTACGGCTACGCTGCCGACCCCTCCGCCTCTGCCGGAAACAACTACGTCGGAGATCTAGACGCTTTGCGCGAAAACGACTCCATCTCAGTCTACAGCATACCGCAGCACGAGCAGAAAAAGAGGAAgatagagaagaagaaggaaatggaggAGGATAAGGATCCCGAAGAAGTCGTCGACAAGGTGGAGCTTGATAATCCTGCGAGCGACACCTGGTTGATGAAGAACCGGAAGAGTCCTTGGGCAGGCAAGAAGGAAGGTCAACAAACCGAATTGACGGAGGAGCAGAAGAAGTACGCCGAGGAATACGCGAAGAAGAAAGgcgaagaaagagagagaggcggCGAGAAGGGCGAGATTGTTCCAGATAAGAGCACGTTCCATGGTAAGGAGGAGAAGGATTATCAGGGTAGGTCTTGGATCGCGCCGCCCAAGGACGCCAAGGCCACGAACGACCATTGTTATATACCCAAGAGGTTGGTGCACACTTGGAGCGGCCACACGAAGGGCGTGTCCGCAATCCGGTTCTTCCCGAAACACGGGCATTTGATTTTGTCAGCGGGGATGGACACGAAGGTAAAGATTTGGGATGTGTTCAATTCTGGCAAATGTATGAGGACATACATGGGCCACTCCAAGGCGGTTCGGGACATTTGGTTTTGCAACGACGGCACCAAGTTTTTGACTGCCGGGTATGATAAGAATATCAAGTACTGGGATACAGAGACCGGGCAAGTGATATCAAGTTTCAGTACCGGAAAGATTCCGTACGTTGTCAGGCTTAATCCGGACGATGATAAACAGAACATCCTGCTGGCGGGGATGAGCGATAAGAAGATTGTTCAGTGGGATATGAACACGGCACAGATTACGCAAGAGTATGATCAGCATTTAGGAGCCGTGAATACCATTACTTTTGTTGATAATAACAGGAGGTTTGTTACTTCAAGCGATGACAAGTCGCTTCGTGTATGGGAATTCGGGATTCCTGTGGTCATAAAGTATATTAGTGAGCCGCATATGCACTCTATGCCATCAATTTCGCTCCACCCTAGTACGAATTATCTTGCCGCGCAGAGTTTGGATAATCAGATTCTTATATATGGCACGAGAGAGAGGTTTCAGCTCAATAAGAAGAAGAGGTTTGCCGGGCACATTGTTGCCGGGTATGCTTGCCAGGTCAATTTCTCACCTGATGGACGATTCGTTATGTCTGGAGATGGTGAGGGTAAATGCTGGTTTTGGGATTGGAAGACTTGCAGAGTCTTCAGAACTCTTAAATGCCATGAGGGAGTATGCATTGGGTGTGAGTGGCATCCATTAGAACAAAGCAAGGTTGCAACATGCGGCTGGGATGGATTGATTAAGTACTG GGACTAG
- the LOC122313393 gene encoding pre-mRNA-processing factor 17 isoform X2, with protein MDLLRTYTDQNDVELDDPEDHNQNPNPNTPSPDASPPRLLPGKSAAPKVDDTMLALTVAQAHHALSRPIDPVQHAVAFNPTYDQLWAPIYGPAHPYAKDGIAQGMRNHKLGFVEDASIEPFVFDEQYNTFHKYGYAADPSASAGNNYVGDLDALRENDSISVYSIPQHEQKKRKIEKKKEMEEDKDPEEVVDKVELDNPASDTWLMKNRKSPWAGKKEGQQTELTEEQKKYAEEYAKKKGEERERGGEKGEIVPDKSTFHGKEEKDYQGRSWIAPPKDAKATNDHCYIPKRLVHTWSGHTKGVSAIRFFPKHGHLILSAGMDTKVKIWDVFNSGKCMRTYMGHSKAVRDIWFCNDGTKFLTAGYDKNIKYWDTETGQVISSFSTGKIPYVVRLNPDDDKQNILLAGMSDKKIVQWDMNTAQITQEYDQHLGAVNTITFVDNNRRFVTSSDDKSLRVWEFGIPVVIKYISEPHMHSMPSISLHPSTNYLAAQSLDNQILIYGTRERFQLNKKKRFAGHIVAGYACQVNFSPDGRFVMSGDGEGKCWFWDWKTCRVFRTLKCHEGVCIGCEWHPLEQSKVATCGWDGLIKYW; from the coding sequence ATGGATCTTCTCCGCACCTACACTGACCAAAACGACGTCGAACTCGACGACCCAGAGGACCATAACCAAAACCCTAATCCCAACACGCCGTCACCGGACGCCTCCCCGCCTCGCCTTCTCCCCGGCAAGTCCGCCGCTCCCAAGGTTGACGACACCATGCTAGCCCTGACGGTGGCGCAGGCCCACCATGCCCTTTCCCGGCCCATCGACCCCGTCCAGCACGCGGTCGCCTTCAACCCCACCTACGACCAGCTCTGGGCCCCCATCTACGGCCCCGCCCACCCCTACGCCAAGGACGGCATCGCCCAGGGCATGCGCAACCACAAGCTCGGCTTCGTCGAGGACGCATCCATCGAACCCTTCGTCTTCGACGAGCAATACAACACTTTCCACAAGTACGGCTACGCTGCCGACCCCTCCGCCTCTGCCGGAAACAACTACGTCGGAGATCTAGACGCTTTGCGCGAAAACGACTCCATCTCAGTCTACAGCATACCGCAGCACGAGCAGAAAAAGAGGAAgatagagaagaagaaggaaatggaggAGGATAAGGATCCCGAAGAAGTCGTCGACAAGGTGGAGCTTGATAATCCTGCGAGCGACACCTGGTTGATGAAGAACCGGAAGAGTCCTTGGGCAGGCAAGAAGGAAGGTCAACAAACCGAATTGACGGAGGAGCAGAAGAAGTACGCCGAGGAATACGCGAAGAAGAAAGgcgaagaaagagagagaggcggCGAGAAGGGCGAGATTGTTCCAGATAAGAGCACGTTCCATGGTAAGGAGGAGAAGGATTATCAGGGTAGGTCTTGGATCGCGCCGCCCAAGGACGCCAAGGCCACGAACGACCATTGTTATATACCCAAGAGGTTGGTGCACACTTGGAGCGGCCACACGAAGGGCGTGTCCGCAATCCGGTTCTTCCCGAAACACGGGCATTTGATTTTGTCAGCGGGGATGGACACGAAGGTAAAGATTTGGGATGTGTTCAATTCTGGCAAATGTATGAGGACATACATGGGCCACTCCAAGGCGGTTCGGGACATTTGGTTTTGCAACGACGGCACCAAGTTTTTGACTGCCGGGTATGATAAGAATATCAAGTACTGGGATACAGAGACCGGGCAAGTGATATCAAGTTTCAGTACCGGAAAGATTCCGTACGTTGTCAGGCTTAATCCGGACGATGATAAACAGAACATCCTGCTGGCGGGGATGAGCGATAAGAAGATTGTTCAGTGGGATATGAACACGGCACAGATTACGCAAGAGTATGATCAGCATTTAGGAGCCGTGAATACCATTACTTTTGTTGATAATAACAGGAGGTTTGTTACTTCAAGCGATGACAAGTCGCTTCGTGTATGGGAATTCGGGATTCCTGTGGTCATAAAGTATATTAGTGAGCCGCATATGCACTCTATGCCATCAATTTCGCTCCACCCTAGTACGAATTATCTTGCCGCGCAGAGTTTGGATAATCAGATTCTTATATATGGCACGAGAGAGAGGTTTCAGCTCAATAAGAAGAAGAGGTTTGCCGGGCACATTGTTGCCGGGTATGCTTGCCAGGTCAATTTCTCACCTGATGGACGATTCGTTATGTCTGGAGATGGTGAGGGTAAATGCTGGTTTTGGGATTGGAAGACTTGCAGAGTCTTCAGAACTCTTAAATGCCATGAGGGAGTATGCATTGGGTGTGAGTGGCATCCATTAGAACAAAGCAAGGTTGCAACATGCGGCTGGGATGGATTGATTAAGTACTGGTAA
- the LOC122314345 gene encoding dual-specificity RNA methyltransferase RlmN codes for MGCVWMMRHLLHSNPSMASLSPPLHQSPLSFSSPKPPLSLISLVFSLPRRSLSTAASSPQTPHVSVHHNSSQYGYAGGIGVSGDGSKVLLKGMKYSELENWVQLQGYRPGQALMLWKRLYGNNIWAHHSDELEGLNKDFKKMLCENAEFKALSLKEILTASDGTRKILFTLEDDLVIETVVIPCDRGRTTVCVSSQVGCAMNCQFCYTGRMGLKRHLTAAEIVEQAVFARRLLTSEVGSITNVVFMGMGEPLHNIDNVIKATEIMVHDQGLYFSPRKVTVSTSGLVPQLRRFLRESNCALAVSLNATTDEVRNWIMPINRKYKLGLLLQTLREELRLKHNYKVLFEYVMLSGVNDSIEDAKRLIDLVQDIPCKINLISFNPHSGSQFRPTSEAKMIEFRNVLAEAGCIVFLRLSRGDDQMAACGQLGKPGAIKAPLLRVPDQFQMAVNT; via the exons ATGGGGTGtgtgtggatgatgaggcatcTGCTCCATTCGAACCCTTCGATGGCCTCTCTTTCCCCTCCTTTACACCAATCCCCCCTCTCCTTCTCTTCTCCCAAACCAccactctctctcatttccctcGTCTTCTCCCTACCCCGTCGCTCGCTTTCGACTGCCGCTTCTTCTCCTCAGACTCCTCACGTTTCCGTCCACCATAATTCCTCTCAGTACG GATATGCTGGTGGAATTGGAGTTTCGGGAGATGGCTCCAAGGTGCTTCTTAAGGGGATGAAATACTCTGAGCTCGAA AATTGGGTTCAGTTACAAGGATACAGACCTGGTCAGGCTCTAATGCTATGGAAGCGCCTTTATGGAAATAACATTTGGGCACATCACAGTGATGAGTTGGAAG GTTTGAACAAAGATTTCAAGAAAATGTTGTGTGAAAATGCTGAATTCAAGGCTTTATCTTTGAAAGAAATTCTCACAGCATCTGATGGAACTAGGAAG ATATTATTTACATTGGAAGATGACCTGGTAATAGAGACAGTTGTCATACCTTGTGATAGGGGCAGGACTACTGTTTGTGTCTCCAGTCAAGTGGGTTGCGCCATGAATTGTCAATTTTGCTACACTGGCAG GATGGGTTTAAAGAGACATTTAACTGCTGCTGAGATTGTAGAGCAAGCTGTATTTGCCCGGCGTCTACTCACGAGTGAAGTTGGTTCCATTACCAATGTTGTATTTATG GGAATGGGAGAACCACTTCACAACATTGACAATGTGATAAAAGCTACAGAAATTATGGTGCATGATCAAGGCCTTTATTTCAGTCCTCGCAAGGTCACTGTCTCAACTAGTGGGCTTGTTCCTCAGCTGAGGCGTTTTCTTCGTGAATCCAATTGTGCTTTAGCTGTTAGCTTGAATGCAACAACTGACGAG GTCAGAAACTGGATAATGCCAATTAACCGCAAATATAAATTAGGCTTGCTTCTTCAGACTCTTCGGGAGGAACTTCGGTTGAAGCATAACTACAAAGTTCTCTTTGAATATGTAATGCTTTCAGGAGTGAATGACAG CATTGAGGATGCCAAGAGGCTTATTGATCTTGTTCAGGACATTCCGTGCAAGATCAATCTTATATCATTCAATCCTCATTCTGGATCCCAGTTTCGACCAACCAGTGAGGCAAAGATGATTGAGTTTCGAAATGTTTTGGCTGAAGCTGGGTGCATTGTTTTTTTGCGACTTAGTAGAGGTGATGATCAGATGGCCGCCTGTGGTCAGCTTGGCAAGCCTGGTGCAATCAAGGCTCCTTTGCTTCGTGTACCAGACCAATTTCAAATGGCAGTGAATACGTGA